The sequence ATCTACCGGCAAAAATTGGCCCTATACGCCGAGGCTTACAACGAGGCCCGGACCGACCCCGGCTTGATAAGTTTTTACGCCGCGCCCATTGCTGGGCGGACCACGGCTGAACTGGAGCAGGCCCTTTATGCCGAACTGGAACTGGTAAAGACCCAGGGGGTCACCGCCGAAGAACTGGCCAAAGCCAAAAAACAGCTTAAGGCCCAGTACATATTCTCCCGGCAGAACAATTATGTGCTGGGGAACCAGCTGGGATCCTCGGCTTCGCGCCACGGCTGGCGGGACGTCAACAACTATCTCAAATTCCTGGATAAAGTAAGAACGGAAGACATCAAACAGGCCGCAGTGAAATACCTGGCCCCGGATAACCGTACTGTGACCACGCTGGTTCCCCAAGCCGCAAAGGGGCAGGAGAAATAAAATGAAAAAAACATTCATACTTTCGGTACTGATGCTGGCAACTCTTGCCGCCGCCCAGTCCGGCTGGCAGCCGCCCCGGCCCCAAAGAGTGGCGCTGGGCAACGGACTGGTTCTGCTGGTGGTCCCCAAGACCGGCCTGCCGCTGGTCACCGTCAGCGCCATGGTCAGGGGCGGCAGCGCTTCCGACCCCAAAGCCTTGAACGGGCTGGCCAATTTTACCGCCGAGATGCTTTCCCGGGGGACCTCATCCCGCACCGCCCGGCAGATAGCCCAGAGCTTTGACCAGTTCGGGGCCCAGTTCTCGGTCAACTGCGATTACGATGCCGCGTATTTTTCACTGACCTGCCTGAGCCAGGACCTGGAAAAACTGCTGCCGGTATTCATGGACCTGCTGCAAAACCCCAGGATGGATTCTTCCGAGGTGGAGAGGCTGAGGGAACAGCTGGTCACTTCCATACAGGCCCAGCAGGACCAGCCAATGTCCCTTAGCCAGGAGGCCTTTGAAAAATGGCTGTACGGCCAGCATCAGTATGATCACCAGGTGGAGGGGGAAGAAGCCACGGTCAGCGCCATAAGATCAGGGGACCTCATCTCCTGCCACAAAAAATATTTTGTTCCCAACAATGTGGTGATCGCCATAGTGGGAGACGTGAAACCGGGCAATATCACGGGGCTTTTCAAGAAGCTAACCAAAACCTGGACCAAGGCCGAAACTCCGGGCATATTTTACGGCCAGATCCCCAAAATTGAAAAACCGGGACTGCTAATGATCCACCGGCCCATCACCCAGTCATATGTTGTGCTGGGGTTCCTGGGACCAAAGCGGCTTGACCCCGATTATCAGGCGGCCCGGCTTATGAACTACATCCTGGGCGGCGGCGGGTTTGTCTCCCGTCTTTTTACCAAGATCAGGGTGCAGCAGGGCCTGGCTTACGATGTTGACGCCTATTTCTCCCCCCGGTTGGACCATGGGCCCTACACCTTTACCGTTCAGACCAAATGCCAGTCTGCCGATACCGCCATCAAGACCATGATCGCGGAAATGGAAACGATCCGGAAGGAGCCGGTCACGGATCAGGAATTGTCAGAGGCCAAGGCTTACTTCCGGGGCAGTTATCCCTTCCGCTATGAGACCAACGGACAGATCGCCAGTCAGATCCTAGGCGCCGAGCTTTACGGATTAAGCCCCGACCAAGTGACAAAGGACCTGGAGCTGATACAGAAGGTGAGCAAGGAGGATATCCGGCTGGCCGCCCAGCGACTGCTGAAGCCGCAGAATTACATCGTTACCATGGCCACGGACACAGCCATCACCAAGATCAGCATTCCCGGCTTGACGGTAGAGAAAAAATAGTATGATTATCTAACTTGCTCAGGAAAAGTAGAAAGAATGTAGTGGATACGTTATAAACGGAGATTTAACCAGGCTATGTTCTTTTCTTTTTGTGCCGCCAACTAGAAAAGAACCAAAAGAAAAAGCTCGTCGCAAAGAACCATCCGGGCCACGCTTACGCTAAAGCTTCAGCGGGCCCGCGCTGCGCTTCTCGTTGCCCGCGGGCTTGTCTGAACTCGGGCTTCTGCCAAGCCCTCAAACAGACCAGACAAGCTTTTAACCGCCGGCAACTGTGATGCTCACTGATGGTTCTTAACGCGACAACCGGGGTTGGGCACCGGTTGATCATGCTGTTTCCTATGCTAATCGGATAGGCAGTAAAAATAGCACTAGGGGGTCTGCCCACGAACTTCTCAGTAACAAAAAGACAGTCTCAGCATTATTGCTGAGACTGTCTTTTTCATAGAAGAATTATTTTTAGAAATCCACGAAAAAAAGTTTCCTGTCCTTCATGGTTTCCTTATAGTTTAAGGTATGGTAAGCAACCGGTTATTTTCCTTCTTCCCCATTGGACACCAGATCATCCAGGGTCATCTCCCGGACAGTAGGTTTTAAAATCTGTCCCATCAGCGGGTCTTTTCCGGCCGGTGAGCCCCCGCCCAGTTCATCCAAAGTGAATTCCCGGGCTCCCACCCCGATCTTGGAAGCCGGGTCGATCTCCAGCGGGGATTCAAAGCGGCGGGGGGCATCCGGCTCAACCGCCGGGGACGCGGCCGGGGATGGCGCTCCCAATTCGTCCAGCGTGAACACCCGGGCCCCCACACCGATCTTGGAGGCCGGATCGATCTCCGCCGGCGGTTCGAAACGGCGGGGGGCATCAACCTGAACAGCAGGCTGGTTCTGGCTGACCGGCTCGGCCGGGGCCTTGGCATAGTGGGTTATGCCCATGGCCTGTTCCGGTGTTTTGACAGGCTCCTTGGCTCCCGGCAGAAATTCCTTAAGCCGGCTGGCCGGGCGTTCCGATTCCAGGGCCTGTTCTATTTTTTTTAAAGCCTCGTCCATGGCTAGGTCCGCTTGGCCCGGTAAATGGCGATCTTGCGCCGGGCCTCATCGTTGGTGGGCTGGACAGCCAGCACCTTCTCCCATGACTTGATGGCCAGGTCGAATTTTTCCATTTCCTCGTAGGCCGTTCCCAGATTCAGGTAAGCCAGGGAATAATCCGACTGTTTGGCGATGGCCTGGTTGAAATATTCCACCGCCTGTTGGTAATCCTTCTTGCCCTTATAAAGGCAACCCAGGTTGTTGTAGGCCTCGGGGGCCTCGGGCGATAGCTCCACCGCTTTCTTGAACTGGGCTTCGGCGCCGGAGAGCTCCCGGCGGTAGTAGAGCATCACGCCCCGGTCGTTGTTTTCCTCGGCCTGGCGCAACCGCCGTTCGTTGCCGGACTGGCGCTGTTCGTTGCGCTGGGCTTCCAGCACGGCCAGCATGGCTTCCTGAGCCTGGGCCAGCCTCTGTTCCACCGCCTCCAGATTGCCGCCGCCGCCGCCGGGCTGGGCCTGGGACAGGTTCTTTAAACCGGACTCCATCTGCTCCAAGGCCAGGGCCAGTTTGCCGGTTTGGTCCGACTGCAGGGCCAAAGCTTTCTCGGCCAGAACGGCCTGCTGTTCCTTGAGCTCCTGCTGGCCCTTGGCCAGGCTGGTTACGGCCTGGGTCAGGCTCAAATTCTGTTCCGCCTGGCGCTGGGTGTCCTCCAGCATCAGCTCCAGGATGCCGGTGAATTTTTCCTGGCTCTGGACCAGGGCCTCCTTGATGGCCGTCAATTGCGCTTCCGAACCTCCGCTTTCCGCCCGGCCGGTCAGGGCCTCCTTGATGGCATCCAGCTTGGCGCCCAGTTTGTCTCCGTCCTGGGCCTGCTGTACCTCCTGGGACGATCTTTTCTGCTGTTCCTCCAGGGTCAGTTCCAGAATGTCGCTGAACTTGGCCTGGGACATCTTAATTTCCTCGGT comes from candidate division TA06 bacterium and encodes:
- a CDS encoding insulinase family protein encodes the protein MKKTFILSVLMLATLAAAQSGWQPPRPQRVALGNGLVLLVVPKTGLPLVTVSAMVRGGSASDPKALNGLANFTAEMLSRGTSSRTARQIAQSFDQFGAQFSVNCDYDAAYFSLTCLSQDLEKLLPVFMDLLQNPRMDSSEVERLREQLVTSIQAQQDQPMSLSQEAFEKWLYGQHQYDHQVEGEEATVSAIRSGDLISCHKKYFVPNNVVIAIVGDVKPGNITGLFKKLTKTWTKAETPGIFYGQIPKIEKPGLLMIHRPITQSYVVLGFLGPKRLDPDYQAARLMNYILGGGGFVSRLFTKIRVQQGLAYDVDAYFSPRLDHGPYTFTVQTKCQSADTAIKTMIAEMETIRKEPVTDQELSEAKAYFRGSYPFRYETNGQIASQILGAELYGLSPDQVTKDLELIQKVSKEDIRLAAQRLLKPQNYIVTMATDTAITKISIPGLTVEKK
- a CDS encoding tetratricopeptide repeat protein, with translation MNKCPFLTSKQVVKELKYDADGRLLEEKELPLAELRDCLGAECEIFDAEARRCSLPVIDRKMRKADEPLEDGGKAGPVVAELKEIKENTAATLLHILKKTDATNEAIDRLAEAVKSAPAAQGGEGQALDLSELKQPLAQISDKLAELPKADLSQIHQLLAGLTEEIKMSQAKFSDILELTLEEQQKRSSQEVQQAQDGDKLGAKLDAIKEALTGRAESGGSEAQLTAIKEALVQSQEKFTGILELMLEDTQRQAEQNLSLTQAVTSLAKGQQELKEQQAVLAEKALALQSDQTGKLALALEQMESGLKNLSQAQPGGGGGNLEAVEQRLAQAQEAMLAVLEAQRNEQRQSGNERRLRQAEENNDRGVMLYYRRELSGAEAQFKKAVELSPEAPEAYNNLGCLYKGKKDYQQAVEYFNQAIAKQSDYSLAYLNLGTAYEEMEKFDLAIKSWEKVLAVQPTNDEARRKIAIYRAKRT